A single window of Bradyrhizobium daqingense DNA harbors:
- the ftsZ gene encoding cell division protein FtsZ, with the protein MAGITDIHEMKARIVVFGVGGAGGNAVNNMITAGLQGVEFVVANTDAQALAMSKATRLIQLGTKVTAGLGAGSQPELGRAAAEEAIDTIREQLTGAHMVFVTAGMGGGTGTGAAPVVARCARELGILTIGVVTKPFYFEGQRRMRFAEAGIEELLKTVDTLLIIPNQNLFRVASAKTTFADAFALADQVLYSGVACISDLIVKEGLINLDFADVLSVMKEKGKAMMGRGEASGEKRVLAAAVAAISNPLIENPSIKRASGLIISITGGKDLMLYEVDEAATRIRDEADPDANIIVGASFDESLEGIVRVSVVATGIDNVDPALQAQPVETALTQLAGRLRNDGRRIADRIERSAPLPPAESPPLGAEAGQPAEQPARPIYARPVADRPLDAYGRSIPRNMADEDLLDIPAFLRRAAS; encoded by the coding sequence ATGGCAGGCATCACCGACATCCATGAAATGAAGGCCCGCATCGTCGTGTTCGGCGTCGGTGGCGCCGGCGGCAACGCGGTCAACAACATGATCACGGCCGGGCTGCAGGGCGTCGAGTTCGTCGTCGCCAACACCGACGCGCAGGCGCTGGCGATGTCGAAGGCGACGCGCCTGATCCAGCTCGGCACGAAGGTCACCGCGGGCCTTGGCGCCGGCTCGCAGCCCGAACTCGGACGCGCCGCGGCCGAAGAGGCGATCGACACGATCCGCGAGCAGCTGACCGGCGCACACATGGTGTTCGTGACGGCCGGCATGGGCGGCGGCACCGGCACCGGGGCGGCACCGGTCGTCGCGAGGTGCGCGCGCGAGCTCGGCATCCTCACCATCGGCGTGGTCACCAAGCCGTTCTACTTCGAGGGCCAGCGCCGCATGCGCTTTGCCGAAGCCGGCATCGAGGAGCTGCTGAAGACGGTCGACACCCTCCTGATCATCCCGAACCAGAACTTGTTCCGGGTGGCCAGCGCGAAGACCACGTTCGCCGATGCCTTTGCCCTCGCCGACCAGGTGCTGTATTCGGGCGTCGCCTGCATCAGCGACCTCATCGTCAAGGAAGGCCTGATCAACCTCGATTTTGCCGACGTCCTCTCCGTCATGAAGGAGAAGGGCAAGGCCATGATGGGACGGGGCGAGGCGTCCGGCGAGAAGCGCGTGCTCGCGGCCGCGGTCGCCGCCATCTCCAATCCGCTGATCGAGAACCCCTCGATCAAGCGCGCCAGCGGCCTCATCATCTCCATCACCGGCGGCAAGGATCTCATGCTGTACGAGGTCGACGAAGCCGCAACCCGCATTCGCGACGAGGCCGACCCGGACGCCAACATCATCGTCGGCGCGTCGTTCGACGAAAGCCTCGAAGGCATCGTCCGCGTCTCGGTGGTGGCGACCGGCATTGACAATGTCGACCCGGCGCTCCAGGCGCAACCGGTGGAAACCGCGCTCACGCAGCTCGCCGGCCGCTTACGCAACGACGGTCGCCGCATCGCCGATCGCATCGAGCGCAGTGCACCCCTTCCGCCAGCGGAAAGCCCGCCGCTCGGCGCCGAAGCCGGCCAGCCGGCGGAGCAACCGGCGCGGCCGATCTATGCGCGGCCTGTGGCCGATCGGCCGCTCGATGCCTACGGGCGCTCCATTCCGCGCAATATGGCCGACGAAGACCTGCTCGATATCCCGGCCTTCCTGCGCCGCGCGGCGAGCTGA
- the rpmB gene encoding 50S ribosomal protein L28 — translation MSRRCELTAKGPLVGHKVSHSNIKTKRRFLPNLVNVTFQSEALERNVRLRVSTNAVKSVDHNGGLDAYLLKANADALSPRALELKRAIQKKVGPTTAPEKKAS, via the coding sequence ATGTCTCGCCGCTGCGAACTGACGGCCAAGGGCCCCCTCGTCGGCCACAAGGTCAGCCACTCCAACATCAAGACCAAGCGCCGCTTCCTGCCGAACCTCGTCAACGTGACGTTCCAGTCGGAAGCCCTGGAGCGCAACGTGCGCCTGCGCGTCTCCACCAACGCGGTGAAGAGCGTCGACCACAATGGCGGCCTGGATGCCTACCTGCTCAAGGCCAACGCCGACGCCCTGTCGCCGCGCGCCCTCGAGCTGAAGCGCGCCATCCAGAAGAAGGTCGGCCCGACCACCGCGCCGGAGAAGAAGGCGAGCTAA